From Woronichinia naegeliana WA131, the proteins below share one genomic window:
- a CDS encoding restriction endonuclease encodes MSNQLFYGDNLEVLRKHIKDESVDLCYIDPPFNSKRNYNQIYNNVGKEDQAQAQAFVDTWTWDDHANQGLAEILENYHGRFTSQSIDLIAGLTKVLGKGSLLAYLVSMTLRVAEIHRVLKPTGSFYLHCDPTASHYLKIILDAIFCSDGGDFQNEIIWSYKRYTAVSKRFQRLHDVIFLYVKSSNSIFNHIRDDYGEKSGKADSHYKQDEEGRWFRWQKRKGQEPYKIYLNLEGKRLGDVWEISIINASAKERLGYPTQKPEALLERIIKASSNEGDVILDAYCGCGTTIAVAERLNRTWIGIDITYQSISLILKRLEDSFGKNVLDKIQLNGIPKDMASAQALALKADDRTRKEFEKWAVLTYSNNRAVINAKKGADKGIDGVAYFQGDQDTPDKIIFQVKSGKVKAGDIRDLQGTMTLNEAAIGIFITLQIPTKDMMQTAKMAGIYQSRYMSQNVDKIQIVTIQEIIEDKKRLDIRLMFEVLKSAEKQRETQSVQIPLDI; translated from the coding sequence ATGTCTAATCAGCTTTTTTATGGCGATAATCTAGAGGTTTTACGGAAACATATTAAGGATGAATCGGTGGATTTATGTTATATTGATCCGCCTTTTAATTCTAAGCGCAATTATAACCAGATTTATAATAATGTGGGTAAGGAAGACCAGGCTCAAGCACAGGCTTTTGTGGATACTTGGACTTGGGATGATCATGCTAATCAGGGTTTAGCGGAAATCTTAGAGAATTATCATGGTCGTTTTACTAGTCAAAGTATTGATTTAATTGCAGGATTAACGAAAGTTTTAGGCAAGGGCAGTTTATTGGCTTATTTGGTGAGTATGACCTTAAGGGTAGCAGAAATTCATCGGGTTTTAAAACCAACGGGCAGTTTTTATTTACATTGCGATCCAACGGCTAGTCATTATTTAAAGATTATTTTAGATGCTATTTTTTGTAGTGATGGAGGAGATTTTCAAAATGAAATTATCTGGAGTTATAAAAGATACACTGCTGTAAGTAAAAGGTTCCAGAGACTTCATGATGTTATCTTTTTATATGTTAAATCTTCTAATTCTATTTTTAATCATATAAGAGATGATTATGGTGAAAAATCTGGAAAAGCAGATAGTCATTACAAACAAGATGAGGAAGGAAGATGGTTTCGCTGGCAGAAAAGGAAGGGGCAAGAGCCTTATAAAATTTATTTGAATTTAGAAGGAAAAAGATTAGGAGATGTTTGGGAAATATCTATTATTAATGCTTCAGCGAAGGAAAGATTAGGTTATCCAACGCAAAAACCAGAAGCTCTTCTCGAAAGAATTATTAAAGCCAGTAGTAATGAAGGTGACGTAATTCTGGATGCCTATTGCGGTTGTGGAACGACGATCGCCGTTGCTGAACGATTAAATAGAACCTGGATCGGTATTGATATTACCTATCAAAGTATTAGCTTAATTTTAAAACGATTAGAAGATTCCTTTGGCAAAAATGTCTTAGATAAAATTCAACTCAATGGCATTCCTAAAGATATGGCATCCGCTCAGGCTCTGGCCCTCAAAGCCGACGATCGCACTCGTAAAGAATTTGAAAAATGGGCCGTTTTAACCTATAGCAATAATCGCGCTGTTATTAATGCCAAAAAAGGAGCCGATAAAGGGATTGATGGAGTAGCTTATTTTCAAGGCGATCAAGATACTCCTGACAAAATTATTTTTCAGGTTAAATCAGGCAAAGTTAAAGCAGGTGATATTCGAGATTTACAAGGCACAATGACCCTCAATGAAGCGGCGATCGGTATTTTTATTACTCTGCAAATACCAACAAAAGATATGATGCAAACCGCAAAAATGGCAGGTATTTATCAAAGTCGTTACATGAGCCAAAATGTCGATAAAATTCAAATTGTCACTATTCAAGAAATTATCGAAGATAAAAAACGATTAGATATTCGACTCATGTTTGAAGTCCTTAAATCTGCTGAAAAACAACGAGAAACCCAATCCGTTCAAATTCCTTTAGATATTTAA